A DNA window from Acetilactobacillus jinshanensis contains the following coding sequences:
- a CDS encoding ABC transporter permease, protein MWSLVQRNLLLYFKNKGRIFFSLLGALIGLFLYLIFLQSTIKSDWTKVPDATKLLDLWLISGVLAITAITTTLNALCQMINDRQSHQINDLMLTDQSDLAIQTSYLLSAVIIGTLMQLASFIIMEIYFQWADKIHFNLGLTPKLIGVMILSSLVWTAFGILILSFVHKVESLGLINTIIGAAAGFFVCVYIPIGLIPKSAQTFIKCTPAPYNAAIYRKILMGSQLSQSFKHIPTSVLTHFKNYMGVNIKWGSVLSMPKLTMTFIAFGIIFGLLAIPLSKINRRYKVR, encoded by the coding sequence ATGTGGAGCTTAGTTCAGAGAAATCTATTATTGTACTTCAAAAATAAGGGCCGGATCTTCTTTTCGTTGCTCGGTGCTTTGATCGGCCTCTTTTTATATCTGATCTTTTTACAAAGCACCATTAAATCGGACTGGACTAAAGTTCCCGACGCCACTAAATTATTGGATCTGTGGCTCATCTCGGGTGTCCTGGCGATCACCGCCATCACCACGACTTTAAACGCCCTCTGTCAGATGATTAACGATCGACAGTCGCACCAGATCAATGATTTAATGCTGACGGATCAATCGGACCTGGCTATTCAGACATCTTATTTATTAAGTGCCGTTATTATCGGTACGTTAATGCAATTAGCATCATTTATCATCATGGAGATCTATTTTCAGTGGGCTGATAAAATTCATTTTAATCTAGGTTTAACGCCTAAGCTTATCGGAGTAATGATCCTCAGTAGCTTAGTTTGGACCGCTTTCGGGATCTTAATTTTAAGTTTTGTCCATAAAGTCGAATCGTTGGGATTAATTAATACCATCATCGGTGCCGCAGCCGGTTTCTTCGTCTGCGTTTACATTCCGATCGGTTTAATTCCTAAATCGGCCCAGACGTTTATTAAGTGCACTCCGGCACCGTATAACGCCGCAATTTATCGTAAGATTCTGATGGGATCTCAGTTAAGCCAATCATTTAAGCACATCCCGACCAGTGTCCTCACTCATTTTAAGAATTATATGGGAGTCAACATCAAGTGGGGTAGTGTCTTAAGCATGCCGAAGCTAACCATGACCTTTATTGCTTTTGGTATTATTTTTGGCCTGTTAGCGATTCCGTTATCCAAGATTAATAGAAGATATAAAGTTAGATAA
- a CDS encoding ABC transporter ATP-binding protein, with translation MALFKVRDLTFTYKNKLAVNHINMDINRGELVAFLGPNGAGKSTTMRMLTGLTKPSSGSISLNGISPSNGNYDHHIGITFQDNALDDSLTVKQNLKLRFRMYHHLDPSFMEMLIRSFGLTGFLNQKYGTLSGGQRRRVDITRSLINKPELLFLDEPSTGPDLQTRLAIWRVLRQLREKCQLSILLTTHYLEEADHADYAYVIDKGSIIAHDTMNNLRDKYAGYVLSVTSSKIPEIIKLLNPDWKYQVNHNHVKILVPGLQSGIKFLNRIKNLVSNVDYRRGDMNDIFIALTGKGVQ, from the coding sequence ATGGCCTTGTTCAAAGTCAGGGACCTAACGTTTACTTACAAAAATAAATTAGCTGTTAATCACATTAATATGGACATTAACCGGGGCGAACTCGTAGCTTTCCTAGGGCCGAACGGTGCCGGTAAATCCACCACGATGCGGATGCTGACTGGTTTAACTAAGCCTAGCTCTGGTTCAATCTCTTTAAACGGGATTTCACCATCAAATGGTAATTACGATCATCACATCGGGATTACTTTCCAGGATAACGCGTTGGACGATAGTCTAACCGTTAAGCAAAACCTAAAATTACGTTTTAGAATGTATCATCATCTGGATCCATCTTTTATGGAGATGTTGATTCGGTCTTTTGGCTTAACAGGTTTTCTAAATCAAAAGTACGGAACGCTATCCGGAGGACAGAGACGGCGAGTCGATATCACCCGAAGCCTAATTAATAAGCCTGAATTATTATTTTTGGATGAACCGTCAACGGGCCCGGACCTTCAGACCCGTTTAGCCATTTGGCGCGTCTTACGTCAGTTGCGAGAGAAATGTCAGTTATCGATTCTGCTGACAACTCATTATTTAGAAGAAGCCGATCATGCCGACTACGCCTACGTGATTGACAAGGGCTCGATTATCGCGCACGATACGATGAATAATTTACGTGATAAGTACGCAGGATATGTATTAAGCGTTACATCGTCAAAGATTCCCGAAATCATAAAGTTATTAAATCCAGATTGGAAATATCAGGTAAATCATAATCACGTTAAAATTTTAGTTCCAGGGTTACAGTCAGGGATTAAATTTCTAAATCGGATTAAAAATCTAGTTAGCAATGTTGACTACCGCAGAGGTGATATGAACGATATCTTTATCGCTTTGACAGGGAAAGGTGTTCAGTGA
- a CDS encoding NCS2 family permease, translating into MKSMIAKYFRFRELGTDLKTETLAGFTTFAAMAYILFVNPNVLGVVGMNKGAVFTATALSSAIGCFIMGLIANYPIALSTSLGLNAFFSYSVCIGMHIPWQTALAGVFVASIIFVILTAFKIRELIINAIPADLKNAIGGGIGLFIAFIGFQNGGLIVANKSNLVGLGSLHVGTTWLTIFGLVLTIILFTMRVPAAILIGMCTTAIFGMATKLIPLPTKIVSGMPSLKPTFLVALKNLDKINSLQMLVVVLTFLLVTFFDTAGTLVGLCEQAGFIKNNHIPRIGKTLVADSSDMVIGSLLGTSPTGAFIESSTGISIGGRSGFTVIVTGLLFLIGGFFSPLLSVITNQVTAPALIIVGILMAQSLTKIDWKDFAIATPAFLTMIGIPLTYSVSDGIAIGFIMYPITMIATKRAKEVNGIMYALAIIFLFFLWILNEN; encoded by the coding sequence ATGAAATCAATGATTGCCAAGTATTTCCGTTTCAGAGAATTAGGCACTGATCTGAAAACGGAAACACTAGCTGGTTTCACAACCTTTGCCGCTATGGCTTATATTCTATTTGTCAATCCAAACGTCTTAGGCGTTGTCGGGATGAATAAAGGTGCTGTCTTTACTGCCACAGCGTTATCAAGCGCAATTGGCTGTTTCATTATGGGACTGATAGCTAACTATCCGATTGCCTTATCCACTAGCCTTGGACTTAACGCCTTTTTCTCCTACTCTGTCTGTATCGGGATGCATATCCCCTGGCAGACCGCGTTAGCCGGAGTCTTTGTAGCTTCAATTATTTTTGTCATTTTAACTGCATTTAAAATTCGGGAATTAATTATTAACGCTATCCCGGCCGATTTGAAAAATGCGATCGGCGGCGGGATTGGCCTGTTCATTGCGTTTATCGGTTTTCAAAACGGTGGCTTGATCGTTGCTAACAAGAGTAATTTAGTTGGTTTAGGCTCGCTTCATGTTGGAACGACCTGGCTGACTATCTTTGGTTTAGTCTTAACAATTATTCTCTTCACGATGCGGGTCCCGGCTGCAATCCTGATTGGAATGTGTACAACGGCGATCTTCGGGATGGCCACCAAATTAATCCCGTTACCAACAAAAATTGTATCAGGGATGCCAAGTTTAAAGCCGACATTCTTGGTAGCTTTAAAGAATTTGGATAAAATCAACTCACTTCAGATGCTAGTTGTCGTATTAACATTTCTGTTAGTAACGTTCTTTGATACAGCCGGTACACTGGTCGGTCTATGTGAGCAAGCGGGCTTCATTAAAAATAATCACATCCCGCGAATTGGCAAGACATTAGTCGCCGACTCTTCTGATATGGTAATTGGCTCATTGCTAGGCACATCACCCACGGGTGCTTTCATCGAATCATCAACCGGAATTTCGATTGGCGGACGTTCCGGGTTTACCGTTATTGTTACGGGATTACTATTTCTTATCGGTGGATTTTTCTCACCATTGTTAAGTGTAATTACTAATCAGGTTACGGCACCTGCTCTGATTATCGTCGGAATTTTAATGGCACAATCGTTAACTAAAATCGACTGGAAAGATTTCGCCATTGCCACCCCAGCTTTCTTGACCATGATCGGAATCCCATTAACTTACAGTGTTTCTGATGGAATTGCCATTGGTTTCATCATGTATCCCATCACCATGATCGCAACTAAACGAGCTAAAGAAGTAAACGGGATCATGTACGCTTTAGCAATCATCTTCCTGTTCTTCCTCTGGATCTTAAATGAGAATTGA
- a CDS encoding cation transporter: MNNLNMDNNSLIKKGFHTEYFSTGWMAFEFLVGFISGLKAGSILLIAFGLDSLLEIVSGSALIWRLHKSAEHAEESVIKHAERTSSLIVGTVLLALSVYITVISVFNLITHRAAENSPSGMAIAIASVILMPILTLRKRKLGKLLKSKALIEDGMCNITCACMAATVLIGTALNAAFGLWWSDSVMAFVLVYFIASEGWESFQNGRKPK, encoded by the coding sequence ATGAATAACTTAAACATGGATAACAATTCATTAATTAAAAAGGGCTTCCATACCGAATATTTCTCAACTGGATGGATGGCCTTTGAATTTTTAGTTGGTTTCATTTCGGGATTAAAAGCCGGATCAATTTTATTAATCGCCTTTGGCTTAGATAGTCTGCTAGAAATCGTTTCTGGGAGTGCGTTAATCTGGCGATTGCATAAATCTGCCGAACATGCGGAAGAATCAGTAATCAAACATGCTGAGAGGACGTCGTCGTTAATCGTCGGGACGGTGTTATTAGCATTGTCCGTTTACATTACGGTTATTTCAGTATTTAACTTGATTACTCATCGGGCTGCAGAAAACAGTCCGTCGGGGATGGCCATCGCAATTGCTTCGGTAATTTTAATGCCAATTCTAACGTTAAGAAAACGGAAGTTAGGCAAACTTTTAAAGTCCAAAGCTTTGATCGAAGATGGTATGTGCAACATTACTTGTGCTTGCATGGCTGCTACGGTCTTAATCGGAACCGCATTGAACGCTGCATTTGGTTTATGGTGGTCTGATTCCGTCATGGCTTTTGTATTGGTGTACTTCATTGCTAGCGAAGGCTGGGAATCATTTCAGAACGGTAGAAAGCCAAAATAA
- a CDS encoding ArsR/SmtB family transcription factor, with protein sequence MKKPALIGKKHLEEAHKIFLLLSNPNRLQVLNVLEQRAMNVNQLSKLLGIEQSSLSHQLAKLKKYQLVDVFPVKKSRYYKLDDPHIMDIVSETISHADHVMRGKPHGE encoded by the coding sequence ATGAAAAAACCTGCATTGATCGGCAAAAAGCATCTAGAAGAAGCTCATAAAATCTTTTTATTGCTAAGCAATCCAAATCGATTACAAGTTCTCAATGTCTTAGAACAGCGAGCTATGAACGTTAATCAGCTAAGTAAATTATTAGGCATTGAACAGTCATCGTTATCCCATCAACTTGCTAAACTAAAGAAATACCAGCTAGTTGATGTATTTCCCGTTAAAAAATCAAGGTACTATAAATTAGATGATCCGCACATTATGGACATCGTCAGTGAAACCATTTCTCATGCGGATCACGTGATGCGTGGTAAGCCACACGGTGAATAA
- a CDS encoding AzlD domain-containing protein — protein MPSTSFIVITIILCGLVTWASRSMPFAVLKKVKMPKSWVEFLSFVPIVIMSLMWFEGLFTQHLGHFPSINYPNLFASVPTVLSAVLTKNLLVIVLVGAVSLAIIKDFIMG, from the coding sequence ATGCCATCAACTAGTTTTATTGTCATTACAATTATTTTATGCGGGTTAGTTACATGGGCTTCACGCAGTATGCCGTTTGCAGTCCTAAAGAAAGTCAAGATGCCGAAATCATGGGTCGAATTCTTGTCATTCGTTCCCATTGTCATTATGTCTTTGATGTGGTTCGAAGGGCTGTTTACCCAGCATCTGGGCCATTTTCCGTCGATTAATTATCCAAACCTGTTTGCGTCCGTACCAACTGTCTTGAGTGCCGTTCTAACTAAGAACTTGTTAGTAATCGTATTGGTGGGTGCCGTTTCGTTAGCCATTATTAAAGATTTCATCATGGGCTAA
- the tnpA gene encoding IS200/IS605 family transposase: MDKKYDYDNAVHMRNYVYNIHCHLVWATKYRNKVFTTPELVQGMEKLLKYIAKCSQVKVENIKVMPDHVHMLVSFRPKLSITTMVRTLKGNSARYFLRNHPKLRKELFWGNHLWSHSYYVGTVGDMSRKTVEKYIDDQYQNSPYPDLDKRKRK, encoded by the coding sequence ATGGACAAGAAATACGATTATGACAATGCCGTTCACATGAGAAATTATGTTTATAACATCCATTGCCATTTAGTTTGGGCAACTAAATATCGCAATAAGGTTTTTACGACTCCAGAGTTAGTTCAAGGCATGGAGAAATTATTAAAGTACATCGCTAAATGTAGCCAAGTTAAAGTCGAGAATATTAAAGTTATGCCAGATCACGTCCATATGTTAGTATCATTTAGGCCTAAGTTATCAATTACAACGATGGTTAGAACCTTAAAGGGCAACAGTGCTCGATACTTTCTACGTAATCATCCGAAACTTCGGAAAGAACTATTCTGGGGAAATCATTTATGGTCACATAGCTATTATGTTGGCACCGTAGGTGATATGAGTAGAAAAACTGTTGAGAAGTACATTGACGATCAATACCAAAATAGCCCATATCCTGATTTAGACAAAAGAAAGCGAAAATGA
- a CDS encoding RNA-guided endonuclease InsQ/TnpB family protein — translation MKSMSQLQYHFGAKYRWYPSDTQKQVVKVNADVRRAFYNHLIANKRKLGWIIHTSYWNGDLKRKIIANYKHTLHESVVRKRISWLRDKYIDSLNFAKTNQSNNLAYKNHASGLQGQPQFHRKKDHPYEWKYQTSRITWKSKGKRKSNIYFTDNRHLVLPVLGRITLGTTRKMPDDTLIGTVTIYKDATDKFWVSLQLASDTPFKSYQPQTHSAIGIDLNICNSLMDNYGHQVSNPKFYTHGLPYLKFLQQRENRRRRYAKSHHINLTVDKGYQRARKRCAKYYGYIKNERRAFLDRISTRLIENHDLIVAENLKSSNILRNHKIAQKASDCGWREFLSMLQYKAKLYGKTVILVNPAYTTQKCSHCGFVCTKHNGYAKKHGKHLDLDDRYWWCPICHTYHIRDRNAAVNILRRGQKEILVKQRQNLIRLKRKRTPQELDSRPNLTFEFHRAAE, via the coding sequence ATGAAATCAATGTCACAATTACAGTATCATTTTGGTGCTAAGTACCGTTGGTATCCTTCGGATACCCAAAAACAGGTTGTTAAAGTGAATGCCGATGTGAGACGAGCTTTCTATAATCATCTAATTGCTAATAAACGCAAATTAGGGTGGATTATACATACATCTTACTGGAATGGTGATCTTAAACGAAAAATAATTGCTAATTATAAACACACGCTCCATGAATCAGTAGTCCGAAAACGAATTAGCTGGCTACGTGATAAGTATATTGACAGTCTGAACTTTGCCAAGACAAATCAATCGAATAACTTGGCTTATAAGAACCACGCTAGTGGCCTACAAGGACAGCCTCAATTCCATCGTAAAAAAGACCATCCTTATGAATGGAAATATCAGACATCGAGGATTACCTGGAAATCTAAAGGGAAACGCAAGTCCAATATATATTTTACTGATAACAGGCACTTAGTATTACCAGTCCTTGGCAGAATCACATTAGGCACAACCCGTAAAATGCCTGACGATACGTTAATTGGTACCGTTACGATTTATAAGGATGCGACCGATAAATTCTGGGTTTCCCTACAATTAGCTAGTGACACACCGTTTAAATCCTATCAGCCGCAGACTCACTCTGCTATTGGAATCGACTTGAACATCTGTAATTCCCTTATGGATAATTATGGGCATCAAGTCTCTAACCCTAAGTTCTACACTCATGGATTACCGTACTTAAAGTTCCTGCAGCAGCGGGAAAATCGTAGACGACGTTATGCTAAAAGTCATCACATCAACCTAACGGTTGATAAAGGATATCAACGGGCTAGAAAACGCTGTGCTAAGTATTATGGCTACATTAAAAATGAACGAAGAGCTTTCTTAGATCGGATTTCGACTAGACTTATCGAGAACCATGATTTGATAGTCGCTGAAAATCTAAAAAGCTCTAACATTCTTCGTAACCATAAGATTGCCCAGAAAGCTAGTGACTGTGGCTGGCGTGAATTTCTATCGATGCTTCAGTACAAAGCTAAGCTGTATGGAAAAACAGTAATTTTAGTTAATCCTGCTTATACTACTCAGAAATGTAGTCACTGTGGCTTCGTTTGTACTAAGCATAACGGCTATGCTAAAAAGCATGGCAAGCATCTAGACTTAGATGATAGATACTGGTGGTGTCCTATTTGTCACACTTACCATATCCGTGATCGGAATGCGGCTGTTAATATTCTGAGACGTGGACAAAAAGAAATCCTTGTGAAGCAACGTCAAAATCTGATTAGGTTAAAACGCAAACGTACTCCACAGGAACTTGATAGTCGTCCGAACTTAACCTTTGAATTTCATCGGGCTGCAGAATAA
- the potE gene encoding putrescine-ornithine antiporter encodes MAKSNKKMNVYQLTIVTAINIMGSGIIMLPTNLAQVGTMSVLSWLVTSVGAMALAYAFSRAGMYTTKQGGMSGYAEYVYGKSGSFLSNYTYGISMVIANVAMAISAVGYMADLFNWHLNPLATAIGTIVILWLASVLNFGGARITGQISTFTIWGVIIPLITLSVAGWFFFSGHQYISDWNPHGYNFFTGISKSISITLWAFLGLESASENMDEVENPAKNVPIAVLGGTIGAAVMYIVSTNVMLGITPISKLAHTNAPFGLVFSQMFSPVIGKIIMALMIISCFGSLLGWQFTMADVFKSSAIAGYFPKIFKKVVKNGAPIIGLVLLTILQSILSLMTISPTLSKQFTILVNLAVVTNVIPYILSMGALKTMQINEHVPTNKRRMTNVFAFIGSIYSLYALYATGSVALIGGSLVTFAGWTLYGIIAYKFSSN; translated from the coding sequence ATGGCCAAGAGTAATAAAAAGATGAACGTATATCAACTTACGATTGTTACGGCCATCAATATCATGGGCTCTGGAATCATCATGTTGCCAACTAATCTTGCTCAAGTCGGCACCATGTCTGTCCTATCATGGTTAGTTACATCCGTCGGCGCTATGGCTCTAGCTTACGCGTTCTCACGGGCAGGTATGTATACTACTAAGCAAGGTGGAATGAGTGGCTATGCTGAATACGTTTATGGCAAAAGCGGTTCGTTTCTATCAAATTACACTTATGGGATTTCAATGGTAATTGCTAACGTCGCAATGGCAATTTCTGCTGTCGGATATATGGCCGACCTATTTAATTGGCATCTCAATCCACTTGCGACGGCAATTGGAACGATCGTTATCCTTTGGCTTGCAAGCGTCCTAAACTTTGGTGGTGCCAGAATTACCGGACAAATCAGTACGTTTACAATTTGGGGCGTTATTATTCCGTTAATTACCCTTTCTGTTGCGGGCTGGTTCTTCTTTAGTGGCCATCAGTATATAAGTGACTGGAATCCACATGGTTATAATTTCTTCACGGGAATCAGTAAATCAATTTCCATTACCCTGTGGGCCTTTTTGGGCTTAGAATCAGCTTCTGAAAATATGGATGAAGTCGAAAACCCGGCCAAAAATGTTCCCATCGCTGTATTGGGTGGGACGATTGGGGCCGCTGTAATGTATATTGTATCAACTAACGTCATGTTAGGGATTACCCCGATTTCTAAATTAGCCCACACCAACGCACCTTTTGGATTAGTATTTAGCCAGATGTTCTCCCCAGTGATTGGTAAAATTATTATGGCTTTAATGATAATATCATGCTTTGGTTCCCTATTGGGGTGGCAATTTACGATGGCTGACGTATTCAAATCGTCTGCTATTGCGGGATACTTCCCCAAGATATTCAAGAAAGTCGTTAAAAACGGAGCCCCGATAATCGGCCTGGTCCTCCTTACAATCCTACAATCAATCCTGTCATTAATGACCATTAGCCCAACGCTATCTAAACAATTTACAATCCTGGTTAACTTAGCCGTAGTGACCAACGTTATCCCGTATATTTTATCGATGGGTGCACTTAAGACCATGCAGATTAATGAACATGTACCCACGAACAAGCGGAGAATGACGAATGTCTTTGCTTTTATTGGGTCAATCTATAGCCTATATGCATTATATGCTACTGGCAGTGTAGCTTTAATCGGCGGCTCATTAGTGACGTTTGCGGGATGGACTTTATATGGAATAATTGCCTATAAATTCTCGTCAAATTAA
- a CDS encoding NAD(P)-binding oxidoreductase, producing the protein MNVFVIGAHGHVGHTTALKLVNKGNHVMAGVRNESEFTSLPKSKLITPIKFDLTKSIQDMTRIFKDNHVDAVIFSAGAGGGVSPETTLKVDLDGAVKSIKAAKNAGITRYLMVSAAGSDNRKVWNTKFGNFPMYTYYLSKHYADLYLHNSGLNYTILHPVALSNHAETNKIQLNPKDLTKASVSRADVANVLVETLSNPKTYKKDYTFSSGPVSITKAF; encoded by the coding sequence ATGAACGTATTTGTGATTGGCGCTCACGGTCATGTGGGACACACCACTGCTCTAAAATTAGTTAATAAGGGTAATCATGTTATGGCTGGCGTGCGAAATGAATCAGAATTCACATCATTGCCTAAATCAAAATTGATTACACCCATTAAATTTGATTTAACCAAATCTATTCAAGATATGACACGAATCTTTAAAGATAATCACGTTGATGCCGTTATCTTTTCAGCCGGTGCTGGTGGTGGCGTATCACCAGAGACTACGCTTAAAGTTGATTTAGACGGTGCCGTTAAGTCAATTAAAGCGGCTAAAAATGCTGGGATTACTCGTTATTTAATGGTTAGTGCTGCTGGATCTGATAATCGTAAGGTTTGGAACACTAAATTTGGTAATTTCCCTATGTATACCTATTATTTATCAAAGCATTATGCGGATCTTTATCTCCACAATTCCGGATTGAATTACACGATTTTACATCCGGTTGCCTTATCTAATCATGCTGAAACTAATAAGATTCAACTTAATCCTAAGGATTTAACCAAAGCATCCGTTTCTAGAGCTGATGTAGCAAATGTATTGGTGGAAACTTTGTCTAATCCTAAAACGTATAAAAAAGATTATACATTTTCATCAGGACCCGTATCGATAACCAAAGCATTTTAA
- a CDS encoding helix-turn-helix domain-containing protein, which translates to MFELSYDLENNINELRRRLHRQGPFNPSRLHGTDVKEVRHALSQFCHFNITQQIFADVMGFQPTIVELWEDGLAEPNTRSSNMIRDIRKHPKRVLLALQGKGYIKERH; encoded by the coding sequence ATGTTCGAATTGAGTTATGATTTAGAAAACAATATTAACGAATTGAGACGTCGTCTGCATAGGCAAGGTCCTTTTAATCCAAGTCGTCTCCATGGTACTGACGTTAAGGAAGTTCGTCATGCGTTATCACAATTCTGTCATTTCAATATTACTCAACAGATTTTTGCGGATGTCATGGGTTTCCAGCCAACGATCGTTGAACTATGGGAAGACGGTTTAGCTGAGCCCAATACTCGATCTTCTAATATGATAAGAGATATTCGGAAACATCCCAAACGCGTGCTGTTAGCGCTACAAGGGAAGGGCTACATTAAAGAGAGACATTAA
- a CDS encoding APC family permease: MQTSHKLSLFSIVMLGLSSIIGSGWLFGSWEASKVAGPASILSWIIGAIVVGIIAFNYIELGTMFPETGGMSRYAQYTHGSLLGFISAWANWVSLVTLIPIEAVAAVQYMSSWPWRWARWTSGFIIDGKISNQGLLVVFLFILVFTLINYWSIDLLARFTSFISIFKMVIPILTVVLILMSGFHPGNEIGQQIGGFMPYGSAAIFTATTSAGIIFSYNAFQVVINMGHEIQNPKRNIPLGIIISLAISIVIYVALQFTFIGAVPPRMLARVGWHGINMQSPFADLAMILGLYWLNVFLYIDAFVSPFGTGVSFVAQTSRALAAMAKNRHVPKILGRINSKWHIPRVAMIVDLFLSMGLVSLFRSWNALASAIATSALISYLTGPVAVVTLRKIAPHFKRPIKLWHAKFLAPLTFVLTSLAVYWAMWPTTIEVIGLILLGLPFYIYFEWRNHWVHTMDEVRSSLWLIGYLLFMSVISKLGSFHFGGINWIPYPFDFLIIIVASLIFYYWGISSYLITDDLKIAKRINQKID, translated from the coding sequence ATGCAAACTAGTCATAAATTAAGTTTGTTTTCAATCGTAATGTTAGGATTAAGTTCCATTATTGGTTCCGGCTGGCTGTTTGGCTCATGGGAAGCCTCGAAAGTCGCTGGACCAGCATCAATTTTATCGTGGATCATTGGTGCAATCGTCGTCGGTATTATTGCGTTTAATTATATTGAATTAGGAACCATGTTCCCAGAAACTGGTGGAATGAGTCGGTATGCACAGTATACCCATGGTTCGTTATTAGGCTTTATCTCCGCTTGGGCCAACTGGGTTTCATTAGTTACCTTGATCCCGATTGAAGCCGTTGCGGCAGTTCAATACATGAGCTCGTGGCCGTGGCGATGGGCCCGTTGGACATCCGGATTTATCATCGATGGTAAAATCTCTAATCAGGGTCTACTAGTTGTCTTTCTATTTATTCTCGTGTTCACGTTAATTAACTATTGGTCAATCGATCTATTAGCTCGGTTCACCAGTTTCATCTCAATCTTTAAAATGGTGATCCCAATCCTAACGGTCGTTTTGATTTTAATGTCGGGCTTTCATCCTGGGAACGAGATTGGCCAGCAAATCGGCGGTTTTATGCCATACGGAAGCGCCGCCATCTTTACGGCGACCACCAGTGCTGGAATCATCTTCTCGTATAATGCCTTTCAAGTTGTCATTAATATGGGCCATGAGATCCAAAATCCGAAGCGAAACATTCCGTTGGGAATCATTATCTCGCTGGCCATTAGCATCGTAATCTACGTTGCCTTGCAGTTTACGTTCATCGGTGCCGTTCCGCCAAGAATGCTTGCTAGAGTTGGCTGGCATGGAATTAATATGCAGTCACCGTTCGCTGACTTGGCAATGATTTTGGGCTTATATTGGCTCAACGTCTTTCTGTACATCGATGCCTTCGTATCACCGTTCGGCACTGGCGTTTCGTTTGTTGCTCAGACCAGTCGAGCCTTAGCAGCAATGGCTAAAAATCGCCATGTTCCGAAGATCCTAGGTCGAATTAATTCCAAATGGCACATTCCGCGAGTCGCCATGATCGTTGATTTGTTCTTAAGCATGGGTCTAGTAAGTTTGTTCCGTTCGTGGAACGCATTGGCTAGTGCCATCGCAACCTCTGCTCTAATCTCTTATCTAACAGGACCGGTTGCCGTCGTTACTTTACGCAAGATTGCCCCGCATTTTAAACGGCCGATCAAACTCTGGCACGCTAAATTTTTGGCACCGTTGACGTTCGTCTTAACTAGCCTAGCCGTGTACTGGGCCATGTGGCCGACAACGATTGAAGTCATCGGTCTAATTTTGCTAGGTTTACCGTTTTATATCTATTTTGAATGGCGAAACCATTGGGTCCACACTATGGATGAAGTTAGAAGTAGCTTATGGTTAATCGGTTATCTACTATTTATGTCAGTTATTTCTAAACTAGGCAGCTTCCATTTTGGCGGAATCAATTGGATCCCGTATCCGTTTGATTTTCTGATCATTATCGTTGCATCGTTGATCTTTTACTACTGGGGAATTTCCAGTTATTTGATCACTGATGACCTTAAAATTGCTAAACGAATTAATCAAAAGATTGATTAA